From one Phocaeicola salanitronis DSM 18170 genomic stretch:
- the tnpC gene encoding IS66 family transposase, translated as MSLYRRIGEEITKVVKHKPGMLYVKEIIRPKYALKDSTMLPPAGQKGVEIAPMPLMPVDKCIADTSLLAEILLQKYEYHVPFYRQIRQYRHLGLKGLTESTLDGWFKKTVELLKPLYESLKKEVFSCDYVQADETTIPVINRGKHKAEKEYLWMVRSVMEKLVIFHYDMGSRAGSVIESLASQYRFKGYLQCDGFAGYETAFKTNPDVRLVNCMAHIRRDFEHALGENKKEAEYGLAQIQYMYRIEHCCDKAGLSFDGRKAKRRELTRPIMEAMKTWMETEGIKYSPQSLIGKAVSYAYTRWDNMMRCLEDGRLLLDNNLAENAIRPIALGRKNYLFCGNHEAAVNMSVICSLLATCKAHDVNPRDYLKDIIAQMPYHKKSADEELLNLLPHKWKLQHPESLLTKQTVESAN; from the coding sequence CTGTCTTTATACCGTAGAATAGGCGAAGAGATAACAAAAGTCGTCAAACACAAGCCGGGCATGCTTTACGTCAAGGAAATCATCCGTCCCAAATATGCACTCAAGGACAGCACCATGCTTCCTCCGGCTGGACAGAAAGGAGTGGAGATTGCCCCCATGCCGCTGATGCCTGTTGACAAGTGCATCGCTGATACCAGCCTGCTTGCCGAGATACTGCTTCAGAAGTATGAATACCACGTCCCGTTCTACCGTCAGATACGGCAATACAGGCATCTCGGGCTGAAAGGCCTTACGGAAAGCACGCTGGACGGATGGTTCAAGAAGACGGTAGAACTGCTGAAGCCCCTGTATGAGTCGCTTAAGAAAGAGGTCTTCTCTTGCGACTATGTGCAGGCGGACGAGACCACCATCCCGGTCATCAACAGAGGAAAGCACAAGGCGGAAAAGGAATACCTCTGGATGGTCAGGTCTGTCATGGAAAAACTGGTCATCTTCCATTATGACATGGGATCCCGGGCCGGATCAGTCATCGAATCACTGGCAAGCCAATACCGCTTCAAAGGATACCTTCAATGCGACGGTTTTGCAGGCTATGAGACAGCCTTCAAGACCAACCCCGACGTGCGGCTGGTCAATTGCATGGCGCATATCCGCCGTGATTTTGAGCATGCCTTGGGTGAAAACAAAAAGGAAGCCGAATATGGGCTGGCCCAGATACAGTACATGTACAGGATTGAGCACTGCTGCGATAAGGCGGGCTTGTCGTTCGACGGACGCAAAGCGAAACGCCGGGAACTGACACGCCCAATCATGGAGGCCATGAAGACGTGGATGGAAACGGAAGGCATCAAATACAGTCCCCAATCGCTAATCGGCAAAGCTGTCTCGTATGCCTATACCCGATGGGACAACATGATGAGATGCCTGGAGGACGGACGCCTGCTTTTGGACAACAACCTGGCGGAAAATGCCATCCGGCCAATTGCTTTGGGGCGCAAGAACTATCTCTTCTGCGGTAATCACGAGGCTGCCGTTAACATGTCTGTAATCTGTTCCCTGCTGGCCACCTGCAAGGCACACGATGTGAACCCAAGGGATTACCTGAAGGATATCATTGCCCAAATGCCGTATCATAAGAAGTCCGCTGATGAGGAACTGCTTAACCTTCTTCCGCACAAATGGAAACTGCAACATCCGGAGAGCCTGTTGACCAAACAAACTGTAGAATCCGCCAACTAA
- a CDS encoding type II toxin-antitoxin system RelE/ParE family toxin, translating into MKELELTSRFKKDLKRIQNNPQRILNVKRVLEFLQDEVPLPSKYRMHKLTGNYNGCWECHVENDFLLIWIDEEENIIKFLRLGSHSELF; encoded by the coding sequence ATGAAAGAACTGGAGCTTACAAGCCGTTTCAAAAAAGACTTGAAACGCATTCAGAACAACCCGCAACGCATTCTGAACGTAAAGCGTGTGCTAGAATTCTTGCAAGACGAAGTGCCTCTCCCTTCTAAATACCGGATGCACAAGCTTACAGGGAACTATAACGGATGCTGGGAGTGCCATGTCGAGAATGACTTCCTTCTCATTTGGATTGACGAAGAAGAGAACATCATCAAATTTCTTCGTCTCGGCTCCCACTCCGAACTCTTCTGA